Genomic DNA from Rhodoferax mekongensis:
ATTGCGGCCCAGCATATTGAATTTGTCGTCAGCTGCGGCAAAGTTCAGCCCCAAGCCTGCGGTGTCAGAACTCCCCCTGTTCTGCTCACGGTAACGCCCACCGTTGCGCGTAGGTATGAATTCCAGACAACTATCCGAACCATTGACGGTTGACGTGCGGATACTGTTCGGCAGCGCTTTGCGCAGGTCCCGGGACATGCGACGTACCGCGGTATCGGCTACGTCCGTCAACGCCGCCCTCCGTCCGCTGGCAAAGTAGGCCTCAATTGGAGCGCGCATGAATACCGCGACCATGCCGCCCACGATGCCGAGGATGACGATCACCATCACCAGCTCCACCAAAGTGAAGCCGCGCTGACGGGGGGGCATGGTCACCGCTGTCATGGTCAGTAGTTGGTCCGGTATCCGGTCAGGGTGATGGACTCCGGGCCCCTGCTTACCGTCACCGTGACCTTTCTGGCTGCAATGCCAAGCGCCGCGCTCCCGTCGCTCACTGCGATGGTGACGGCATACGCCGACAAAGCGGCAGGCAGCGCCAGATCGGCCTGGGTCTTTCCGTTGTAGTCGTCCACGTTGTCCCAATTCGTACGGCCTGTCTCGCCGGTGTTGGTGCCATCGGGGTCGGCATAGGCTTTTTGCAACACCTCCTCCAGGACGGACTCCGCAATCGCAATGGCCTGCTTGCGCACCATGGGATCGGCACTGGACTTCACACTGGTATTCATCACTGACAAGATACCCGCCAAACCGGCACTCACGACCACAATAAAGATGATGAGTTCGATCAGCGTGAAGCCGGAATGACGCGATGCGCTATTCATGCACATACCCCGTGGCAGCTTCAATCGTGATGGATGGGCTGACGTTTGCCACCTGCAGGGTCTGGGTTGCGGCAGACACACCGGTGCTAGTCTGGACCGGCTGACCCAATGCATCAAAGTTGAAGCTGAGCGGCGTGCCATTGAACGCAACACCGCTGCGGGCACTCAAGCCGGCCTCACCAGCGGGGCCTGCCAGGGCTGCGCTGCAGGTGTTGCTACCGGCAGCATTCGCAATCCGCAAATTGATGGCGTTGCTGCTCAAAATCACGCACACCGTGCGACGCTGCGCGATGGCCGTTTTTTGGGCATAGCGCAAAAAGGCCAGCGACTGGTCATGAAAACCCCGCGCATAAAAGTCCCCAGAGTTCAGAATGCGCGGCACAGCGTAAACCGCCAGAATTCCCAGCAAGACGATCACCATCACCAGCTCCACCAGCGTGAAACCGGCCTGACCGCTCCGGCAACGGGCGGCCATCCTCAACCTGGGAAGTGTTTCGGTCCATTCTGGTGCCATGGATGGTTTAGAGTCGCTATGTTTTTAGGAGCTTTTTGCGCAATGTTTATGGGCGCCAGAGGCAGATTTAACCATCAAATGCCGTTGACGCCATGCACCGGTAGTCCTTGCGCAAGCTTATTCGCACTATGCCCGAAACACCGGCCCTCCAGTCCCTCAAAAACCACCGCTTTTCCGGCGATGAGAGACCGCTGGCACCCGCAAGTTCCCGACTGGCGGCAAGAATTCTGGCGGTGACGCTGGCCCTGGTGCCCATGGCTGGCGCCCCGGGGGAATGGGTACTCCAGGACACCCTGAAGTCCACATTGCTGGCATTGGGCGTGCTGTATGCCGCCATCGCATGGGGGTGGATGGCGCTCCGTGGCGAAGACGCCCCCCGGTTCAAGCTGCACGGCATACTGCTCTTTCCAACCGTGCTGTGTGCCTACGCGTTAGGAAGCATGGCATGGTCCCACACCTACCTTGCAGGCGTGGAGGCCTGCCGCTGGGCCTTGCTGGGTGTGCTGCTGTGGGTGACCTTGCAGGTTGTATGCAAGGAAACCGTGCTCTCCATCGTGGTCGGCATTCATATCGGGGCGGTAGGTGCGTCAGCCTGGGTGGCGGCACAGTTCTGGGGCAATCTGGACTGGTTTCCGCAAGCCGCAGTGCCGGCCTCCACCTTTGCCAACCGCAACTTCTTCGCGGAATACCTGGTCTGCACCTTGCCTTTTTCGGCTTACCTGCTGGTACAGCTCAAATCCCCACGGTGGCGGCAGCTCATGGCGCTCTCGCTGGCGTTCAACATCGTGGCGCTCATGATGAGCGGCACGCGCTCAGCGCTGGTGGCGGCGTGCCTGGTGGGTCCTGCACTGCTTTTTGCGATCTGGCGCTTCCGGAATGCCTTGGCGGTGTCCGGGTGGAGCACGGGCTCGCGATGGTCCTGTCTCCTGGTGCTGGTGGCGGGCGTGCTCAGTCTGGGTGCCCTGCCCACTCGGCATCCGGTGCTCTTGGCCGATAGTTTCGGCACCACCCCGCTGGAGCGCAGCGTGCTGCGCGCGGGCTCCA
This window encodes:
- a CDS encoding type IV pilus modification PilV family protein, yielding MNSASRHSGFTLIELIIFIVVVSAGLAGILSVMNTSVKSSADPMVRKQAIAIAESVLEEVLQKAYADPDGTNTGETGRTNWDNVDDYNGKTQADLALPAALSAYAVTIAVSDGSAALGIAARKVTVTVSRGPESITLTGYRTNY
- a CDS encoding O-antigen ligase family protein, translating into MPETPALQSLKNHRFSGDERPLAPASSRLAARILAVTLALVPMAGAPGEWVLQDTLKSTLLALGVLYAAIAWGWMALRGEDAPRFKLHGILLFPTVLCAYALGSMAWSHTYLAGVEACRWALLGVLLWVTLQVVCKETVLSIVVGIHIGAVGASAWVAAQFWGNLDWFPQAAVPASTFANRNFFAEYLVCTLPFSAYLLVQLKSPRWRQLMALSLAFNIVALMMSGTRSALVAACLVGPALLFAIWRFRNALAVSGWSTGSRWSCLLVLVAGVLSLGALPTRHPVLLADSFGTTPLERSVLRAGSMAKTTEYTVGSFSIRSSMWRSTARMMMANPRTGVGAGAWEVHIPLYQGWNNSLETDFYAHNEFLQLMGEYGLPVGGEPWRYSWPTCS
- a CDS encoding pilus assembly FimT family protein, translated to MAARCRSGQAGFTLVELVMVIVLLGILAVYAVPRILNSGDFYARGFHDQSLAFLRYAQKTAIAQRRTVCVILSSNAINLRIANAAGSNTCSAALAGPAGEAGLSARSGVAFNGTPLSFNFDALGQPVQTSTGVSAATQTLQVANVSPSITIEAATGYVHE